From the genome of Desulfobaculum xiamenense, one region includes:
- the clpA gene encoding ATP-dependent Clp protease ATP-binding subunit ClpA, with the protein MLSKRLENVLSSAVKEVKRRSHEYLTLEHLLYAVLLEETGRDILVNCGVNVIRLKHQLERFFIDHMEILPEDHTGEVVQTLGVQRVLQRAILHIQSSGREKVDVGDVLAALFEEDDSYAVYFLRSHGVTRLDILEYISHGMPRTPWTGDDQPAPGKPFASPDEGRKEGGSMLEQFTVDLVEKARRGEIDPLIGRASEIERTVQILARRRKNNPLFVGDPGVGKTALAEGLALRVVSGDVPEAFRDVRIFALDMGSMLAGTKYRGDFEARMKGVLAELDKIPGAILFADEIHTIVGAGATSGGTMDASNILKPVLASGKLRCIGSTTYEEFRNHFEKDRALSRRFQKIDVSEPSVDETVEILRGLKLHYEEHHNVHYTQAALRAAVELSDRHINDRFLPDKAIDVIDEAGAMYRLKKRPRKGNPIRPADIEEVIARMARIPAERISTSDRLRLRHLEDELKRRVFGQDSAIEALVHAIKRSRAGMTQPGKPTGSFLFVGPTGVGKTELARQLAQSLNVNFLRFDMSEYMEKHAVARLIGAPPGYVGFDQGGLLTDAIRKNPYTVLLLDEIEKAHPDVFNILLQVMDYATLTDNTGRKADFSHVVLLMTSNVGAWEAAGSTIGFGDAKYLDRSDKCMQAVEKVFSPEFRNRLDAVVPFRSLTGDIMERIVDKFIGELNGRLAERRVRVVLTAEARKWLAERGFDDTFGARPMGRLIKVEIEDKLADEVLFGKLAHGGEARVRVAKKGRGDKAEPGLTFTFS; encoded by the coding sequence ATGCTCAGCAAGCGACTCGAGAACGTCCTCAGTTCGGCCGTGAAGGAAGTCAAACGTCGTAGCCATGAGTACCTGACCCTTGAGCATCTGCTTTACGCGGTTCTGCTTGAGGAGACAGGGAGGGATATCCTTGTCAATTGCGGTGTGAACGTCATTCGCCTGAAGCATCAGCTGGAGCGTTTCTTCATCGACCACATGGAAATCTTGCCCGAGGACCATACCGGGGAGGTGGTGCAGACCCTTGGCGTGCAGCGCGTGCTGCAACGGGCCATCCTGCACATCCAGAGCTCCGGCCGGGAGAAGGTCGACGTGGGGGACGTGCTGGCGGCGCTGTTCGAGGAGGACGACTCCTACGCCGTGTATTTTTTGCGTTCCCACGGGGTGACGCGTCTCGATATCCTCGAATACATTTCGCACGGCATGCCGCGCACGCCGTGGACCGGCGATGACCAGCCCGCCCCCGGCAAGCCCTTTGCCTCGCCGGATGAGGGACGCAAGGAAGGCGGCTCCATGCTGGAGCAGTTCACGGTGGACCTCGTGGAGAAGGCCCGCCGTGGCGAGATCGACCCGCTCATCGGCAGGGCGTCCGAGATCGAACGCACGGTGCAGATTCTCGCCCGCAGGCGTAAGAATAACCCGCTGTTCGTGGGCGACCCCGGCGTTGGCAAGACCGCGCTGGCCGAAGGACTGGCCCTGCGCGTCGTTTCCGGCGATGTGCCCGAGGCCTTTCGCGATGTGCGCATCTTTGCCCTCGACATGGGGTCCATGCTGGCCGGAACCAAGTACCGTGGCGATTTCGAGGCCCGCATGAAGGGCGTGCTCGCCGAGTTGGACAAGATTCCCGGAGCCATTCTCTTTGCCGACGAAATCCACACCATCGTCGGCGCGGGTGCCACCAGCGGCGGAACCATGGATGCCTCCAACATCCTCAAGCCCGTGCTCGCCTCGGGCAAGCTGCGCTGCATCGGCTCCACCACCTACGAGGAATTCCGCAACCATTTCGAGAAGGACCGCGCCCTGTCGCGCAGGTTCCAGAAGATCGACGTATCCGAGCCGAGCGTGGACGAGACCGTGGAAATCCTCCGGGGGCTCAAGCTCCACTACGAGGAACACCACAACGTCCATTACACGCAGGCTGCCCTGCGCGCGGCGGTGGAGCTTTCCGATCGCCACATCAATGACCGCTTCCTGCCGGACAAGGCCATCGACGTCATCGACGAGGCCGGAGCCATGTATCGGCTCAAGAAGCGCCCCCGCAAGGGCAACCCCATTCGCCCGGCGGACATCGAGGAAGTCATCGCCCGCATGGCGCGGATTCCTGCGGAGCGCATCTCCACCAGCGACCGGCTGCGGCTGCGCCATCTGGAGGACGAGCTGAAACGGCGCGTGTTCGGGCAGGATTCGGCCATCGAGGCGCTGGTCCACGCCATCAAGCGCTCGCGTGCGGGTATGACCCAGCCCGGCAAGCCCACCGGCAGCTTCCTCTTCGTCGGCCCCACTGGCGTTGGCAAGACCGAATTGGCTCGTCAGCTTGCCCAGTCCCTGAATGTGAACTTCCTGCGTTTCGACATGTCGGAGTACATGGAAAAGCATGCGGTGGCGCGGCTTATCGGTGCGCCTCCCGGATACGTGGGGTTCGATCAGGGCGGTCTGCTCACGGATGCCATCCGCAAGAATCCCTACACGGTGCTCCTGCTGGACGAGATCGAAAAGGCGCATCCCGACGTATTCAACATCCTGCTTCAGGTCATGGACTACGCCACCCTCACCGACAACACGGGGCGCAAGGCCGACTTCTCGCATGTCGTTCTGCTCATGACCTCCAACGTCGGCGCGTGGGAGGCTGCTGGTTCCACCATCGGCTTCGGCGACGCCAAGTATCTGGACCGGTCGGACAAGTGCATGCAGGCCGTGGAAAAGGTCTTCTCGCCGGAGTTCCGTAACCGCCTCGATGCCGTGGTGCCGTTCCGCTCCCTCACCGGGGACATCATGGAGCGCATTGTGGACAAGTTCATCGGTGAGCTGAACGGACGGCTGGCCGAGCGCCGGGTGCGGGTGGTCCTCACTGCCGAGGCCCGCAAGTGGCTGGCCGAGCGGGGATTCGACGACACCTTCGGTGCGCGGCCCATGGGGCGGCTCATTAAGGTCGAGATCGAGGACAAGCTCGCGGACGAGGTGCTTTTCGGCAAGCTGGCCCATGGCGGCGAGGCGCGTGTGCGTGTGGCGAAGAAGGGACGGGGCGACAAGGCCGAACCCGGCTTGACCTTCACCTTCTCCTAG
- the aat gene encoding leucyl/phenylalanyl-tRNA--protein transferase has translation MSIEYLRTMNMWFPDPEEAGPDGLLAFGGDLSPERLVAAYANGIFPWYGPGEPILWWCPDPRLVLEPSELHIPRSLRRVINARRFRITLDEAFPAVIGGCAHVCRGDDVGTWLVPEMIEAYNRLHALGVAHSVEAWDGDELVGGLYGVAVGRVFFGESMFHLRPDASKVAFVHLARLLERWDYGLVDCQQTTHHLLRFGAYEISRAEFLERLVRLREERPAPSAWIMPEGFDPLR, from the coding sequence ATGTCGATTGAGTATCTGCGTACGATGAACATGTGGTTTCCCGATCCCGAGGAAGCCGGGCCGGACGGGCTTCTGGCCTTCGGTGGCGACCTGTCGCCGGAGCGGCTCGTCGCAGCCTATGCCAACGGCATTTTCCCGTGGTATGGACCGGGGGAACCGATCCTGTGGTGGTGCCCCGATCCGCGATTGGTGCTTGAGCCCTCGGAATTGCACATTCCACGCTCGTTGCGGCGCGTCATCAATGCGCGGCGCTTCAGAATCACTCTGGACGAGGCCTTTCCCGCCGTCATTGGCGGCTGCGCCCATGTCTGCCGGGGCGACGACGTCGGGACGTGGCTGGTGCCGGAGATGATCGAGGCCTACAACCGTTTGCACGCGCTCGGCGTGGCGCATTCGGTGGAGGCGTGGGATGGGGATGAGTTGGTCGGAGGGCTGTACGGCGTGGCCGTGGGGCGCGTGTTTTTCGGCGAATCCATGTTTCACCTGCGCCCGGACGCGTCCAAGGTGGCCTTCGTGCATCTTGCGCGGCTACTTGAGCGCTGGGACTATGGTCTCGTGGATTGCCAGCAGACCACGCACCATCTTCTGCGCTTTGGCGCGTACGAAATTTCGCGCGCGGAGTTTCTGGAGCGGTTGGTTCGGCTGCGCGAGGAGCGCCCGGCTCCGTCGGCGTGGATCATGCCCGAGGGCTTCGATCCCCTGCGTTGA
- a CDS encoding pentapeptide repeat-containing protein, with amino-acid sequence MNARTPLTLLLEGPQAWNRWRKENPGVRIDLPGANLSGADIPGVNLEGATLRGANLAGANLAGANLASADLKDADLSGTNASGADFEDAHMARANLTCANLASARMPGVNLDEAVLDKAVLERANLEEAYMQGAKLAGQNLRSARLAGTVLDGADLSQADLSEADLSQADLDGTNLAGANLADALLCDADCDRADFSGANLTGADLSGASLCGARFALATGLSAASLAQAGSLHGADIPMDIERELAKSHPELFESPYA; translated from the coding sequence ATGAACGCACGTACCCCACTGACCCTTCTCCTCGAAGGCCCACAGGCCTGGAACCGCTGGCGCAAGGAAAATCCCGGCGTCCGCATCGACCTGCCCGGCGCGAACCTCTCGGGAGCCGACATTCCCGGCGTGAACCTCGAAGGCGCGACCCTGCGCGGAGCCAATCTCGCAGGGGCGAACCTCGCCGGAGCCAACCTCGCCTCGGCGGACCTCAAGGACGCGGACCTCTCCGGCACCAACGCAAGCGGTGCGGATTTCGAGGACGCCCACATGGCACGGGCGAACCTCACCTGCGCCAATCTCGCCTCGGCCCGGATGCCCGGCGTCAATCTGGATGAAGCTGTGCTGGACAAGGCCGTCCTCGAACGGGCGAACCTTGAGGAAGCCTACATGCAGGGCGCGAAACTGGCCGGACAGAACCTGCGCAGCGCACGGCTGGCCGGAACGGTCCTCGACGGGGCCGACCTCTCGCAGGCCGATCTTTCAGAAGCGGACCTTTCGCAGGCCGATCTGGACGGAACGAACCTCGCGGGAGCGAACCTCGCCGACGCGCTGCTGTGCGACGCGGACTGCGACCGTGCGGACTTTTCCGGCGCAAACCTCACCGGGGCGGACCTTTCCGGCGCGTCCCTGTGCGGAGCACGCTTCGCCCTCGCCACAGGCCTTTCCGCCGCATCACTCGCACAGGCAGGTTCGCTGCACGGGGCGGACATCCCCATGGACATCGAAAGGGAACTGGCAAAGAGCCACCCCGAACTTTTCGAATCGCCCTACGCCTAG
- the uvrB gene encoding excinuclease ABC subunit UvrB has product MPSHENVSADIAFRIESPFEPTGDQPEAIAALSENIRQGVTDQVLLGVTGSGKTFTMAKVVEAVQRPALVLAPNKTLAAQLYNEFRQLFPHNAVEYFVSYYDYYQPEAYLPHSDTYIEKDSSINDEIDKLRHAATHALLTRRDVLIVASVSCIYGLGSPEYYSRMVIPLEPGQPMSRDRLVDRLVEVQYERNDYDFHRGTFRIRGDVLEILPAYSNQQALRIEFFGDEIDMITETDPVTGKVLSEVRKTIIFPASHYVSDRPNLQRAMADIRVELGERLREFQDGNQLVERQRLEQRTQLDLEMIEELGYCNGIENYSRHLDGRTAGDPPATLLDYFPDDFVMFIDESHVTVPQIGGMFNGDRSRKKTLVDFGFRLPSALDNRPLAFEEFLERKGQTVYVSATPGPWEIERSQGIVAEQIIRPTGLVDPEIEVRPVDGQVDNLLAECRARRDKNERVLVTTLTKRMAEDLTEYIRSMGVETRYLHSDIDTLERVAIIQALRKGEFDVLVGINLLREGLDIPEVSLVAILDGDKEGFLRSTRSLVQTVGRAARNANGRVIIYADTVTRSMREAMEETQRRRERQLRHNAEHGITPRTVLKKMDNVLDSLYGEAVAEGKKAAAAREVDALGSDPKAIAHQIKTLERDMRAAAKDLEFERAAELRDRISLLRGVLQTLD; this is encoded by the coding sequence ATGCCATCACACGAGAATGTTTCAGCAGACATTGCCTTTCGCATCGAAAGTCCATTCGAGCCGACCGGGGACCAGCCCGAGGCCATTGCCGCCCTGTCCGAAAACATCCGGCAGGGCGTGACGGATCAGGTGCTACTTGGCGTGACGGGATCGGGAAAGACCTTCACCATGGCCAAGGTGGTGGAGGCCGTGCAGCGCCCCGCGCTGGTGCTTGCGCCCAACAAGACGCTTGCAGCCCAGCTCTACAACGAGTTCCGCCAGTTGTTTCCGCACAACGCCGTCGAGTATTTCGTCAGCTATTACGACTATTACCAGCCGGAAGCCTATCTCCCGCACTCGGACACCTACATCGAGAAGGACTCGTCCATCAATGACGAGATAGACAAGCTTCGCCACGCGGCGACGCATGCGCTGCTCACCCGGCGCGACGTGCTCATCGTGGCCTCGGTGAGCTGCATCTACGGCCTCGGTTCGCCGGAATACTATTCGCGCATGGTCATCCCGCTGGAGCCGGGGCAGCCCATGTCGCGCGATCGGCTGGTGGATAGGCTGGTGGAGGTGCAGTACGAGCGCAACGACTACGACTTCCACCGTGGCACCTTCCGCATCCGGGGCGACGTGCTCGAAATCCTGCCCGCCTACTCGAACCAGCAGGCGCTACGCATTGAATTCTTCGGCGACGAGATCGACATGATCACCGAGACGGACCCCGTGACGGGCAAGGTGCTCTCCGAGGTCCGCAAGACGATCATCTTCCCGGCCAGCCACTACGTTTCGGATAGGCCGAACCTCCAGCGCGCCATGGCCGACATCCGCGTGGAGCTTGGCGAGCGGCTGCGCGAGTTTCAGGACGGCAACCAGTTGGTGGAGCGCCAGCGGCTGGAGCAGCGGACCCAGCTCGATCTGGAGATGATCGAGGAGCTGGGCTACTGCAACGGCATCGAGAACTACTCCCGCCATCTGGACGGCCGTACGGCAGGCGATCCGCCCGCCACGCTACTCGACTATTTCCCGGACGACTTCGTCATGTTCATCGACGAATCGCACGTCACGGTGCCGCAGATAGGTGGCATGTTCAACGGCGACCGCTCACGTAAGAAGACCCTCGTGGACTTCGGTTTCCGGCTGCCCTCGGCGCTGGACAACCGCCCCCTCGCATTCGAGGAGTTCCTCGAACGCAAGGGGCAGACGGTGTACGTCTCCGCCACGCCCGGACCGTGGGAGATCGAGCGCTCGCAGGGCATCGTGGCGGAACAGATCATCCGCCCCACAGGTCTGGTGGACCCCGAGATCGAGGTGCGTCCCGTGGATGGGCAGGTGGATAACCTGCTGGCCGAATGCCGCGCGCGCAGGGACAAAAACGAGCGCGTGCTGGTGACGACGCTCACCAAGCGCATGGCCGAGGACCTCACGGAGTACATCCGGAGCATGGGCGTGGAGACGCGCTATTTGCATTCGGACATCGACACACTCGAACGCGTGGCCATCATTCAGGCCCTGCGCAAGGGCGAATTCGACGTGCTGGTGGGCATCAACCTCCTGCGCGAGGGACTGGATATCCCCGAGGTCTCGCTGGTGGCCATTCTCGATGGCGACAAGGAAGGATTTCTGCGCTCCACGCGCTCGCTGGTGCAGACCGTGGGCCGCGCCGCGCGCAATGCCAATGGCCGGGTCATCATCTATGCGGACACGGTCACCCGCTCCATGCGCGAGGCCATGGAGGAGACGCAGCGCCGTCGCGAGAGGCAGCTTCGCCACAACGCCGAGCACGGGATAACCCCGCGAACCGTGCTGAAAAAAATGGATAATGTGCTCGATTCCCTGTACGGTGAGGCCGTTGCCGAGGGGAAGAAGGCCGCCGCCGCACGCGAGGTTGATGCACTGGGGAGTGATCCCAAGGCCATTGCGCATCAGATCAAGACTCTGGAGCGTGACATGCGGGCTGCGGCAAAGGATCTGGAATTCGAGCGCGCCGCGGAACTGCGTGACCGCATCTCCCTGTTGCGGGGTGTGCTTCAGACCCTGGATTGA
- a CDS encoding potassium channel family protein — protein sequence MFSQVRVSNLRRRYGSFFPLLMGTVTLFLIFFGGVYAYMEIEGWNYLDSFFMVLIALSTVGFEEVHPLSEKGMILTSILILLGVGNFAFLVGSFTQILVEGRLQTVWGRLRVQKAIDGLSNHIIVCGYGRIGSIAVREILREGIPVVSIEKAPDLLAKMEEDDVLYISGDATDDEVLDRAGISRAKALITALSQEADNVYVALTARQINPDLYIVARADHETHISRLERAGADRVMLPHTLGGVRMAQSVLRPTVTSFLELTLSKHELDLNMEELEITERSEFKGKNLIESKLRQRFNIIVISIKKADGKMIFNPSAQTVLEEGDTIVIVGNKENLRELWEII from the coding sequence ATGTTCAGTCAGGTTCGGGTTTCGAATCTCCGCCGGAGGTACGGCAGCTTCTTTCCTCTCCTCATGGGGACGGTGACGCTGTTCCTCATCTTTTTCGGCGGCGTGTACGCCTATATGGAGATCGAGGGCTGGAACTACCTCGACAGTTTCTTCATGGTGCTTATCGCACTGTCCACCGTGGGATTCGAGGAAGTGCATCCCCTGTCCGAGAAGGGGATGATTCTCACGAGCATTCTCATTTTGCTCGGCGTGGGCAACTTCGCGTTTCTCGTCGGATCGTTCACCCAGATTCTCGTTGAAGGGCGGCTGCAAACCGTATGGGGGAGACTCAGAGTGCAGAAGGCGATTGACGGTCTTTCGAATCACATCATCGTCTGCGGGTATGGCCGCATCGGTAGCATCGCCGTGCGCGAGATACTGCGCGAGGGCATTCCCGTCGTCTCCATCGAGAAGGCTCCGGATTTGCTGGCGAAGATGGAGGAGGACGATGTCCTCTACATATCCGGCGATGCCACGGACGACGAGGTGCTCGACCGCGCGGGCATTTCCCGCGCCAAGGCACTCATCACCGCCCTGTCGCAGGAGGCGGACAACGTCTACGTGGCGCTCACGGCGCGTCAGATCAATCCTGATCTGTACATCGTGGCCCGTGCCGACCACGAGACGCACATCTCGCGCCTCGAACGCGCGGGGGCGGACCGCGTGATGCTGCCGCACACCCTTGGTGGTGTGCGCATGGCGCAGTCCGTGCTGCGGCCCACGGTGACCAGCTTCCTCGAACTGACCCTGTCCAAGCACGAGCTGGACCTCAACATGGAAGAGCTGGAGATTACCGAACGCAGCGAGTTCAAGGGCAAGAATCTCATCGAGTCCAAGTTGCGCCAGCGTTTCAACATCATCGTCATCAGCATCAAGAAGGCCGATGGCAAAATGATCTTCAATCCTTCCGCGCAGACAGTGCTGGAGGAGGGCGACACCATCGTCATTGTCGGCAACAAGGAAAACCTGCGCGAACTTTGGGAAATCATCTAG
- a CDS encoding glycosyltransferase: MSESGMKGTGREIIVTAIVSAYRCERFLRGCLDDLLGQTIGERLEIIVIDSGSPENESAIVEEYRRSHPNVRLIRTEERETIYAAWTRGARAATGRYLTNANADDRHRSDAFEVMARTLDENPDVALVYANSRITATPNQTFADCTPIGATDWPEFDRREFFRYNFVGPHPMWRRSLHGTYGYFDRDFEVCGDYEFWLRIARRENFRLIPEVLGLYFLSPETAERRDKLRSRNETLLARKRYRMNE; the protein is encoded by the coding sequence GTGAGCGAATCCGGGATGAAGGGAACCGGGCGGGAGATCATCGTCACCGCCATCGTGTCCGCGTACCGCTGCGAGCGGTTTCTGCGCGGCTGTCTCGACGATCTGCTGGGGCAGACCATCGGCGAGAGGTTGGAGATCATCGTCATTGATTCCGGCTCGCCCGAGAACGAAAGCGCCATTGTGGAGGAGTATCGGCGTTCGCATCCGAACGTCAGGCTCATCCGCACCGAGGAGCGGGAGACCATCTATGCGGCGTGGACGCGCGGGGCGCGTGCCGCCACCGGGCGCTACCTCACCAATGCCAATGCCGATGATCGCCACCGCAGCGACGCCTTCGAGGTCATGGCGCGGACCCTCGACGAGAACCCCGACGTGGCGCTGGTGTATGCCAATTCGCGCATCACGGCCACGCCGAACCAGACCTTTGCGGACTGCACGCCCATTGGTGCGACCGACTGGCCGGAGTTCGACCGGCGCGAGTTCTTTCGCTACAACTTCGTGGGGCCGCACCCCATGTGGCGGCGGTCCCTGCATGGGACCTACGGATATTTCGACCGTGACTTCGAGGTCTGCGGGGATTACGAATTCTGGCTGCGCATCGCTCGTAGGGAGAATTTCCGCTTGATTCCCGAGGTGCTGGGTCTGTATTTCCTTTCCCCCGAGACCGCCGAACGGCGGGACAAG